From the genome of Verrucomicrobiaceae bacterium, one region includes:
- a CDS encoding D-TA family PLP-dependent enzyme codes for MSQITLSHAWFHVENEAEIPSPALLFFRQRVEHNLQLMVQIAGAASRLRPHVKTHKCAPIIARQVELGITKFKASTIAEVEMCADAGAADVMLAMPCVGPNAGRLAELAKKFPKVQFSSIADSEDGIRILATAAQQHGVVLGCFLELDCGMGRTGIKPGDEAALLAHVIHDVPGLIFRGLHAYDGHIHDESLDVRRERCDEAFGPVLQFRCRLQGEGIIVKELVAGGSPTFGIHAAHADRTLSPGTTVLWDFGYGDKHPDLPFLPAAVLLARVISKPGTNRLTLDLGHKSVAPENPHPRVRFEELPDATVLMQSEEHLVLETERAHEFLIGQALHGIPRHVCPTVSMHSEAYLIENGRYTQRWPITARNRRITI; via the coding sequence ATGTCCCAGATCACCCTTTCTCACGCTTGGTTCCACGTCGAAAACGAGGCGGAAATCCCCTCTCCAGCCCTGCTTTTCTTCCGCCAGCGTGTGGAGCATAATCTACAGCTCATGGTGCAGATCGCTGGTGCCGCGAGTCGCCTGCGGCCGCATGTGAAGACGCATAAATGTGCTCCGATCATCGCGCGGCAGGTGGAGCTGGGCATCACGAAGTTCAAGGCCTCCACCATCGCGGAGGTGGAGATGTGTGCCGATGCTGGTGCCGCAGATGTGATGCTAGCAATGCCCTGCGTGGGGCCGAATGCGGGCCGCTTGGCCGAGCTGGCGAAAAAGTTCCCCAAGGTGCAGTTTTCCAGCATCGCGGATAGCGAGGACGGCATCCGCATCCTGGCCACTGCGGCGCAGCAGCATGGCGTGGTGCTGGGGTGCTTTTTGGAGCTGGATTGCGGTATGGGCCGCACGGGGATCAAGCCTGGGGATGAGGCGGCGCTGCTCGCTCATGTCATCCATGATGTGCCTGGTCTGATCTTCCGTGGTCTGCATGCGTACGATGGCCACATCCATGACGAGAGCCTGGATGTGCGGCGTGAGCGCTGTGATGAGGCTTTTGGTCCGGTGCTACAATTCCGCTGCCGGCTGCAAGGTGAGGGCATCATCGTGAAAGAGCTCGTCGCGGGTGGATCGCCCACCTTTGGTATCCATGCTGCGCATGCGGATCGTACGCTCAGTCCAGGGACGACGGTGCTGTGGGACTTCGGCTACGGGGATAAGCATCCAGATCTGCCGTTTTTGCCTGCGGCGGTGCTGCTGGCTCGTGTGATCAGCAAACCGGGCACGAACCGCCTCACGCTCGATCTCGGCCACAAGTCCGTGGCTCCAGAGAATCCGCATCCACGCGTGCGCTTCGAGGAGCTGCCAGATGCCACCGTGCTCATGCAGAGTGAGGAGCATCTGGTACTGGAGACGGAGCGAGCGCATGAGTTCCTCATCGGTCAGGCGCTGCACGGCATCCCGCGTCATGTTTGCCCCACGGTCTCCATGCATAGTGAGGCCTACCTCATCGAAAATGGCCGCTACACCCAGCGCTGGCCCATCACGGCACGCAATAGGCGGATAACGATCTGA
- a CDS encoding FtsW/RodA/SpoVE family cell cycle protein, whose product MTPLFKKFLGMHWIMFLFMVALLLLGVYSIYNASAYKEAVDLSTKWRQQLMWIAVGTPFYFAASLIDYKWVRWACWPMYLTGLTLLLLLKQFGVTIQGNTNWLRFGGIQFQPSQFAIMAGILTLAVVFGDLPRMAPMFRRPWLRTLVAGLVAGVPTALVAKEDLGSGLVWGPLFLSMMLVGSIPFRYIITLVTLVAAVVPLGYVFALSEKQQKRIETPIYLATGQSHKVNFQDEGWVYSHLQMAVGTGGFEGKGPESKNVPDRASVHRTFLPDEVINDFIFAVMAEEFGFRGAFGTLVGMASLLIFGVMVAFSARDQLGRLIVVGIVAMMFTHTFQNAGMNLTMLPIIGLPMPFISYGGTFMVVTLFLMGMIQSVWVHRHISPVKKPRSVNSARVPDEEEE is encoded by the coding sequence ATGACTCCGCTGTTTAAAAAATTCCTCGGCATGCATTGGATCATGTTTTTGTTCATGGTCGCACTGCTGCTGCTGGGGGTGTACTCGATCTACAATGCCTCTGCCTATAAGGAGGCGGTGGATCTTTCCACGAAGTGGCGGCAGCAGCTCATGTGGATCGCAGTCGGCACGCCGTTCTATTTTGCCGCGAGTCTGATCGACTACAAATGGGTGCGATGGGCCTGTTGGCCGATGTATCTTACCGGACTCACGCTGCTGCTGCTGCTGAAGCAATTCGGTGTGACGATCCAAGGGAATACGAACTGGCTACGCTTCGGTGGGATTCAGTTTCAGCCATCGCAGTTCGCGATCATGGCGGGCATTTTGACCCTGGCGGTGGTCTTTGGTGATCTACCGCGCATGGCACCGATGTTTCGCAGGCCGTGGCTACGCACCCTGGTGGCGGGGCTCGTCGCTGGAGTGCCCACGGCGCTGGTGGCAAAGGAGGACTTGGGCTCTGGACTGGTATGGGGGCCGCTGTTTCTGAGCATGATGCTGGTGGGTAGCATCCCCTTCCGCTACATCATCACGCTGGTGACGCTGGTCGCTGCGGTGGTGCCGCTAGGCTATGTCTTTGCCCTTTCGGAGAAGCAGCAAAAGCGCATCGAAACGCCCATCTATCTAGCCACGGGCCAATCGCACAAAGTGAACTTCCAGGACGAGGGCTGGGTGTACAGTCATCTCCAAATGGCGGTGGGCACGGGCGGCTTCGAGGGCAAGGGGCCAGAGTCAAAAAATGTGCCGGATCGTGCCTCCGTGCACCGCACCTTCCTACCGGATGAAGTAATCAATGACTTCATCTTTGCCGTGATGGCAGAGGAGTTCGGCTTCCGGGGTGCTTTCGGCACGCTGGTGGGCATGGCGAGTCTGCTGATCTTCGGCGTGATGGTGGCCTTTTCTGCCCGTGATCAGCTAGGGCGGCTCATCGTGGTGGGGATCGTGGCGATGATGTTCACGCACACCTTTCAGAATGCGGGCATGAATCTCACGATGCTGCCGATCATCGGCCTTCCGATGCCTTTCATCAGCTACGGCGGTACTTTCATGGTCGTGACGCTTTTTCTCATGGGCATGATTCAGAGCGTGTGGGTGCACCGGCACATCTCACCCGTGAAGAAGCCGCGCTCCGTGAATAGCGCCCGCGTGCCGGATGAAGAGGAAGAGTAA
- a CDS encoding agmatine deiminase family protein yields the protein MSKANYPQNYRLPAEFEPQEAIWLSWPSNKESCPKTFHKLQDKFGEIASVISRYERVRINAPMLSHMNIRLSIADNEGDLSQVDLYEHNTNDVWCRDHGPIFIKHNETGKLAITDWEFNAWGGKFAPWDLDNGIPEKAAKVLNMERFTSKMILEGGAIETNGKGTLLTTEAVLLNPNRHGGKPGNKADVEKELKAMLGVKDIVWFKKGIEGDDTDGHIDDIVRFVREDAVICMVEPRDTDPNHKVLKEIRERLDDVKAPDGGKLEIIEIEMPQAIEMKDWRLSRLPASYANFLILNNAVIVPLFGNKKKDAAAEDKIAECFPGREIISMMAKDLVTEGGAFHCIAMHQPK from the coding sequence ATGAGTAAAGCCAATTACCCGCAAAACTACCGCCTCCCCGCCGAATTCGAACCGCAGGAGGCTATCTGGCTTTCGTGGCCATCCAACAAGGAAAGTTGCCCCAAGACCTTCCACAAGCTCCAGGACAAATTCGGCGAGATCGCCAGCGTCATCAGCCGCTACGAGCGCGTGCGCATCAATGCGCCCATGCTCAGCCACATGAACATCCGCCTCAGCATCGCCGACAATGAAGGCGATCTCTCCCAGGTCGATCTCTACGAGCACAACACCAACGACGTCTGGTGCCGCGACCACGGCCCCATCTTCATCAAGCACAACGAGACCGGCAAGCTCGCCATCACCGACTGGGAATTCAATGCCTGGGGTGGCAAGTTCGCCCCGTGGGATCTCGACAACGGCATCCCTGAAAAAGCCGCCAAGGTGCTCAACATGGAGCGCTTCACCTCCAAGATGATCCTCGAAGGCGGCGCCATCGAAACCAACGGCAAAGGCACCCTCCTCACCACCGAGGCCGTCCTGCTCAATCCCAACCGCCACGGCGGCAAGCCCGGCAACAAAGCCGATGTCGAGAAGGAACTGAAGGCCATGCTCGGCGTCAAAGACATCGTCTGGTTCAAAAAAGGCATCGAAGGCGACGACACCGATGGCCACATCGACGACATCGTCCGCTTCGTGCGTGAAGACGCCGTCATCTGCATGGTCGAGCCGCGTGACACCGACCCGAACCACAAAGTTTTGAAGGAAATCCGCGAGCGCCTCGATGACGTGAAAGCACCAGACGGCGGCAAGCTCGAAATCATCGAGATCGAGATGCCCCAGGCCATCGAAATGAAGGACTGGCGCCTCAGCCGCCTGCCCGCAAGCTACGCGAACTTCCTCATCCTCAACAACGCCGTCATCGTCCCGCTCTTTGGCAACAAGAAGAAAGACGCCGCCGCCGAGGACAAGATCGCCGAGTGCTTCCCCGGCCGCGAAATCATCTCCATGATGGCCAAAGACCTCGTCACCGAGGGCGGAGCCTTCCACTGCATCGCCATGCATCAGCCGAAGTGA
- a CDS encoding aldo/keto reductase produces MNLTRTAYGTWSGGRFMHYGEQLSEEHYMQLMRDSFAKGVRTFVTADVYGVGRADALLGEALKGIPREEYCLVGIVGHDIYEGIRQGSRGYPRFTDPTLRGPEKYYDYLKMATEKSLERCKTSKFDLLMLHNPDSISYTSEKVWDAFTKIRDEGLTERLGIAPGPANGFTLDMIECFERYGDRMDWAMIILNPFEPWPGQHVLAAAEKNKVDILARVVDYGGLFHDDVKPGHKFRDGDHRTHRPGEWIEHGVERLEKVRPIAQKHGLSMLQLACLWTLGNTAVKSVVPTLIQEHGEGARSIESKLDDLAALPAQCLSQEEIEAIRQIGDNTGCMALKGASKRHPADDVPRADEWPMRDDLLTLAGRFGLQWAW; encoded by the coding sequence ATGAATCTCACACGCACGGCTTACGGCACCTGGAGCGGCGGCCGCTTCATGCACTACGGCGAACAGCTCTCTGAAGAGCACTACATGCAGCTCATGCGTGATTCTTTCGCCAAAGGTGTGCGCACCTTTGTCACTGCCGATGTCTATGGCGTGGGCCGTGCCGATGCACTGCTGGGCGAGGCACTCAAGGGCATCCCGCGTGAGGAATACTGCCTCGTAGGCATCGTGGGGCATGATATTTACGAAGGCATCCGCCAGGGCTCACGCGGCTACCCGCGCTTCACCGATCCCACACTGCGCGGACCAGAGAAGTACTACGATTACCTCAAAATGGCGACGGAGAAGAGCCTGGAGCGCTGCAAGACCTCCAAGTTCGACCTGCTCATGCTCCACAACCCGGACAGCATCAGCTACACCAGCGAAAAGGTGTGGGATGCCTTCACCAAAATCCGCGACGAAGGCCTCACCGAGCGTCTCGGCATTGCCCCAGGACCTGCCAATGGCTTCACGCTCGACATGATCGAGTGCTTTGAGCGCTACGGCGACCGCATGGACTGGGCGATGATCATTTTGAATCCCTTTGAGCCCTGGCCTGGTCAGCATGTGCTGGCCGCTGCGGAGAAAAACAAGGTCGATATCCTCGCTCGCGTGGTCGATTACGGCGGTCTTTTCCATGATGACGTGAAGCCTGGGCATAAGTTCCGCGATGGCGATCACCGCACCCACCGCCCCGGTGAGTGGATCGAGCATGGCGTGGAGCGGCTGGAAAAAGTGCGCCCCATCGCCCAAAAGCACGGCTTGTCGATGCTCCAGCTCGCCTGCCTATGGACTCTGGGCAATACCGCCGTCAAAAGCGTCGTCCCCACACTCATCCAGGAGCATGGTGAAGGCGCCCGCAGCATCGAGAGCAAGCTCGATGACCTCGCCGCGCTGCCTGCACAATGCCTGAGCCAGGAGGAGATCGAAGCCATCCGCCAGATCGGTGACAACACCGGCTGCATGGCGCTAAAAGGTGCCAGCAAGCGTCACCCCGCAGATGATGTGCCCCGCGCGGATGAATGGCCGATGCGGGATGACCTCCTCACTCTGGCAGGCCGCTTCGGGCTGCAATGGGCGTGGTAA
- a CDS encoding EVE domain-containing protein → MSHWLLKSEPDVFSFEHLKKRPKKTEPWNGVRNYQVRNMMRDEMRIGDLGFFYHSSCPQPGIAGVVKIVSEAKADPTQFDPASEYFDAGSKREEPRWLLVDVKWEADFPTFVTLDMLRADPLLAELLILRRGNRLSITQVEKRHFDRICQLGGL, encoded by the coding sequence ATGTCCCACTGGCTCCTCAAATCCGAACCGGATGTCTTTTCCTTCGAGCACCTGAAGAAGAGGCCGAAAAAGACCGAACCCTGGAATGGTGTGCGCAATTATCAGGTGCGGAACATGATGCGCGATGAGATGCGCATCGGTGATCTGGGCTTTTTTTATCATTCGAGCTGCCCGCAGCCCGGCATCGCGGGTGTGGTGAAGATCGTGAGCGAGGCAAAGGCTGATCCGACGCAGTTTGATCCCGCCAGCGAGTATTTCGATGCGGGGAGCAAGCGTGAGGAGCCGCGATGGCTGCTGGTGGATGTAAAGTGGGAAGCGGATTTCCCCACCTTTGTCACCCTGGACATGCTGCGGGCTGATCCGCTGCTGGCGGAGCTTTTGATCCTGCGCCGTGGGAACCGGCTCTCCATCACGCAGGTCGAAAAGCGGCACTTTGACCGCATTTGTCAGCTAGGTGGACTGTGA
- a CDS encoding FKBP-type peptidyl-prolyl cis-trans isomerase: protein MSDIALAKGEKFLEDNAKKEGVTVTASGLQYKVITEGTGRSPKATDTVEVHYEGTLIDGKVFDSSYKRGESIAFPLNRVIAGWTEGVQLMKEGAKFRFYIPSKLAYGPRGAGRDIGPNEALIFDVELIKVQ from the coding sequence ATGTCCGACATCGCTCTCGCAAAAGGTGAAAAATTTCTCGAAGACAATGCCAAGAAAGAAGGCGTCACCGTGACGGCCAGCGGCCTCCAGTATAAAGTCATCACCGAAGGCACCGGCCGCAGCCCGAAGGCGACAGATACCGTGGAGGTGCATTACGAAGGCACGCTAATCGATGGCAAGGTCTTCGATAGCAGCTACAAGCGCGGCGAATCCATCGCTTTCCCGCTGAATCGCGTGATCGCTGGCTGGACGGAGGGCGTGCAGCTCATGAAGGAAGGGGCGAAGTTCCGCTTCTACATCCCATCGAAGCTCGCTTATGGCCCGCGCGGTGCTGGGCGTGACATCGGACCGAATGAGGCACTCATTTTCGATGTGGAGCTCATCAAGGTGCAGTGA
- a CDS encoding OmpA family protein encodes MNKWTLRAVFGVLLLWLLSGLIQKPIMEESLTRHTQAALSAPEHRGVFADVKPAFDGQQATLTGTVGSQALREQARDIVTNKVRPTGEWGESYNPVTRVIDQMRVDPAWLDQHPQQHLIATYYENRIDLSGWVKSAADAKEALTALQAKHTGIKCYDITRVRDGLRTGSDWATTLKTIPDLRTIEGAAKTGSLAFSAVDGKWTTLPGTTTDDQAVAPATAANLEADPVQAALGHIRGWVAREAENERIAKLPPAYVGVMALPDRLHVYGHAHKFEDSVLLVDQIKKALPGIQVEEHVPIDTNVKPAPDWQTPLKGITPKKDTAFAFALAPGGKASTWDTTGGLEGMKKALSPSLPADYDSYPDLYAAYEKWAKAKEATEKAAKEAAAKALQEKQAAKEAAEKAAKEAAEKAAMAAKTAPAATTTPAPAAPALPGFIGWTLHQAKMRLFGQIGSDALKTQAIDAAKAAFPGTEINADALKVSPTATSPAGAKIDFAKPADAAKPAIGLSHPGGAAKVYNLDVFDSEIERDFPAIAFPQGMLGTELSGFRTSLVSSKLLQQDEPYVSAIATGTTLTVSGEVADEAAKKAILDAMKAANPTFTITDALTITPLVTTITDTKPTLESAPKFEPGKGGIAVVTPGQKWRTAVVHSIRFKTGSNRSKDQERALYQVRRVLKLNPAAKFEVAGHSDNVGDEAANTKLSETRAKNVADGLAAGGIDRAILSTRGAGPREPVADPNTDAGRALNRRVDVLLK; translated from the coding sequence ATGAACAAATGGACACTCCGCGCCGTCTTCGGCGTCCTTCTACTCTGGCTCCTCTCTGGTCTGATCCAAAAACCGATCATGGAGGAATCTCTCACTCGTCACACCCAGGCCGCCCTCTCCGCCCCAGAGCACCGTGGCGTCTTCGCGGATGTGAAGCCCGCCTTCGATGGCCAGCAGGCCACCCTCACCGGCACCGTCGGCAGCCAGGCACTCCGTGAGCAGGCACGCGACATCGTCACCAACAAAGTCCGCCCCACTGGCGAATGGGGTGAGAGCTACAACCCCGTCACCCGCGTCATCGACCAAATGCGCGTGGACCCCGCCTGGCTCGATCAGCACCCCCAGCAGCACCTCATTGCCACCTACTACGAAAATCGCATCGACCTCAGTGGCTGGGTCAAATCAGCCGCCGATGCCAAGGAAGCCCTCACCGCCCTCCAAGCCAAACACACCGGCATCAAATGCTATGACATCACCCGTGTCCGTGACGGACTCCGCACAGGCTCCGACTGGGCCACCACGCTCAAGACCATCCCAGACCTCCGCACCATCGAAGGAGCCGCCAAGACTGGCTCACTCGCCTTCTCCGCCGTCGATGGAAAATGGACCACCCTCCCCGGCACCACCACCGATGACCAAGCCGTCGCCCCAGCCACCGCAGCGAACTTAGAGGCCGATCCCGTCCAAGCCGCCCTCGGCCACATCCGCGGCTGGGTCGCCCGCGAAGCCGAAAACGAGCGCATCGCCAAGCTCCCACCCGCCTACGTCGGCGTCATGGCCCTCCCAGACCGCCTCCACGTTTACGGCCACGCTCACAAATTCGAAGACAGCGTCCTCCTCGTCGATCAGATCAAAAAAGCCCTCCCAGGCATCCAAGTCGAAGAACACGTCCCCATTGACACCAACGTCAAACCCGCCCCAGACTGGCAGACCCCGCTCAAAGGCATCACTCCGAAAAAGGACACCGCTTTCGCCTTCGCACTCGCCCCCGGCGGCAAAGCCTCCACCTGGGACACCACCGGTGGACTCGAAGGCATGAAAAAAGCCCTCTCCCCTTCCCTCCCCGCCGATTACGACAGCTACCCCGACCTCTACGCCGCCTACGAAAAATGGGCCAAAGCCAAAGAAGCCACCGAAAAAGCCGCCAAGGAAGCTGCCGCCAAAGCCCTCCAAGAAAAACAAGCAGCCAAAGAGGCCGCTGAGAAAGCAGCCAAAGAAGCCGCTGAAAAAGCCGCCATGGCCGCCAAAACCGCCCCAGCGGCCACTACCACCCCTGCCCCCGCCGCCCCTGCCCTCCCTGGCTTCATCGGCTGGACACTCCACCAGGCCAAAATGCGCCTCTTCGGCCAAATCGGCTCCGATGCGCTCAAAACCCAGGCCATCGACGCCGCCAAAGCCGCCTTCCCCGGCACCGAAATCAATGCCGACGCCCTCAAAGTCAGCCCCACCGCCACCTCCCCCGCCGGAGCCAAAATCGACTTCGCCAAGCCTGCAGACGCCGCCAAACCCGCCATCGGCCTCAGCCACCCCGGTGGAGCCGCCAAAGTCTATAACCTCGACGTCTTCGACTCTGAAATCGAACGCGACTTCCCCGCCATCGCCTTCCCCCAGGGCATGCTCGGCACCGAGCTCAGCGGCTTCCGCACCAGCCTCGTCTCCAGCAAGCTCCTCCAGCAGGACGAGCCCTACGTCAGCGCTATCGCCACCGGCACCACCCTCACCGTCTCAGGCGAAGTCGCCGATGAAGCCGCCAAAAAAGCCATCCTCGATGCCATGAAGGCCGCCAACCCCACCTTTACCATCACCGATGCACTCACCATCACCCCCCTCGTCACCACCATCACCGACACAAAGCCCACCCTCGAGTCCGCCCCTAAATTCGAGCCCGGCAAAGGCGGCATCGCCGTCGTCACCCCCGGCCAAAAATGGCGCACCGCCGTCGTCCACTCCATCCGCTTCAAAACCGGCTCCAATCGCTCCAAAGACCAAGAACGCGCCCTCTACCAAGTCCGCCGCGTCCTCAAACTCAACCCCGCCGCCAAATTCGAAGTCGCCGGCCACAGCGACAACGTCGGCGATGAAGCCGCCAACACCAAACTTAGCGAAACCCGCGCCAAAAACGTCGCAGACGGCCTCGCCGCAGGCGGCATCGACCGCGCCATCCTCTCCACCCGTGGCGCAGGCCCCCGTGAACCCGTCGCAGACCCCAATACCGATGCCGGCCGTGCCCTGAACCGCCGCGTCGATGTACTCCTGAAATAA
- a CDS encoding ABC transporter ATP-binding protein produces MPLLSVEGLRIHFPIRSGLLGGTRDVIKAVDEVSFEVNEGETVGLVGESGSGKSTVARALLKLVPVTSGVVHFAGQSILDMPEGQFRPLRKQMQMVFQDPIGSLNPRMTVESILAEPQEIHFPKMSRNERREASAEMLVSVGLPADALQRYPHEFSGGQRQRIGIARALAVKPRFLICDEPVSALDVSVQAQILNLLKDLQTRMSLTLLFIAHDLAVVRHMSDRIVVMHHGKIMEQGGADAICENPQHDYTKKLLAAVPHLD; encoded by the coding sequence ATGCCCCTCCTTTCTGTCGAAGGTCTCCGAATCCACTTCCCTATCCGCTCTGGTCTGCTGGGCGGCACGCGGGATGTGATCAAGGCGGTGGATGAGGTGAGCTTTGAGGTGAATGAGGGGGAGACAGTGGGCCTAGTGGGTGAAAGTGGCAGCGGCAAGTCCACGGTGGCTCGCGCTTTGCTGAAACTGGTGCCGGTGACGAGTGGTGTGGTGCATTTTGCCGGGCAGTCGATCCTAGACATGCCGGAGGGGCAATTCCGCCCGCTGCGCAAGCAGATGCAGATGGTTTTCCAAGATCCGATCGGCTCGCTGAATCCACGCATGACGGTGGAGAGCATCCTGGCGGAGCCGCAGGAGATTCACTTCCCGAAGATGAGCCGGAATGAGCGACGTGAGGCGAGCGCTGAGATGCTAGTGAGTGTGGGACTGCCTGCGGATGCGCTGCAGCGCTACCCGCATGAGTTTAGCGGCGGTCAGCGGCAGCGCATCGGGATCGCACGGGCGCTGGCGGTGAAGCCACGCTTCCTGATCTGTGATGAGCCGGTGAGTGCCCTAGACGTGAGCGTGCAGGCACAGATCCTGAATCTGCTGAAGGATCTCCAAACACGGATGAGCCTGACGCTGCTGTTCATCGCGCATGATCTGGCGGTGGTGCGGCACATGAGCGACCGCATCGTGGTGATGCATCACGGGAAAATCATGGAGCAGGGCGGCGCGGATGCGATCTGTGAAAATCCGCAACACGACTACACGAAAAAACTGCTCGCTGCCGTGCCGCATCTGGACTGA
- a CDS encoding DUF1552 domain-containing protein, translating into MYTATKHHLDRRTFLRGTGAALSLPFLEAMVPAFASRAQAAVAQPPQRFMAMCATLGFHTPFLFPKETGADYTLTPYLEPLKALRSDFSVISGLQHMEQNGANGHTSEMTWLTSAKHPGLAGFKNTISLDQFIAERVGMHTRFPSLVLGTGSESISWSSSGVPLPAENSPAKAFQQLFVDGTPAEIAAQVRGLKRGRSILDTVMGQAKKLHGELGKRDQEKLDEYFSAVRDLEGRLVQNEEWVQRPKPHIDAKPPTDIQSRTDAIGKMNLMLDLVLLALQTDSTRTITLRLNGMNAVPEIEGVKNDWHNLSHHGQDAAKIEELKVIEAAEFTALAAFLTKMKAASLLDTTAVLFGSNLGNASAHSTANLPILLAGGGYKHGRHLAVDKDKHVFSDLFVSLAQRMGVESGKFGFSTGVLDINQA; encoded by the coding sequence ATGTACACCGCCACCAAACACCATCTCGACCGTCGCACGTTTCTGCGTGGCACAGGGGCTGCGCTCTCGCTGCCATTTTTGGAGGCCATGGTGCCTGCATTCGCCTCGCGGGCCCAGGCCGCCGTCGCACAGCCGCCGCAGCGCTTCATGGCGATGTGTGCCACGCTCGGCTTTCACACGCCGTTTTTGTTCCCAAAGGAAACGGGCGCAGACTACACCCTCACGCCTTACCTGGAGCCGCTGAAGGCCCTGAGGAGTGATTTTTCCGTCATCTCCGGCCTCCAGCACATGGAGCAAAACGGCGCAAACGGCCACACCTCCGAGATGACCTGGCTCACCTCTGCGAAGCATCCCGGCCTCGCTGGCTTCAAAAACACCATCAGCCTCGATCAGTTCATCGCAGAGCGTGTCGGCATGCACACACGCTTTCCCAGCCTGGTGCTCGGCACTGGCAGTGAGTCCATCTCCTGGTCCTCCAGCGGTGTGCCGCTCCCTGCGGAGAACTCGCCCGCAAAGGCCTTTCAGCAGCTCTTTGTCGATGGCACCCCGGCAGAGATCGCGGCGCAGGTGCGCGGCCTGAAGCGTGGCCGCAGCATCCTCGATACCGTCATGGGCCAGGCGAAAAAACTCCACGGCGAGCTCGGCAAGCGTGACCAGGAAAAGCTCGATGAATACTTCTCCGCCGTGCGTGATCTCGAAGGCCGACTGGTGCAAAACGAGGAGTGGGTGCAGCGGCCAAAGCCCCACATCGACGCCAAGCCACCCACCGACATCCAGAGCCGCACAGACGCCATCGGCAAAATGAATCTCATGCTCGATCTGGTCCTCCTCGCCCTACAGACCGACAGCACCCGCACCATCACCCTCCGCCTCAATGGCATGAATGCCGTGCCAGAAATCGAAGGCGTGAAGAACGACTGGCATAATCTCTCCCACCACGGTCAGGATGCCGCGAAGATCGAAGAGCTCAAAGTCATCGAAGCTGCCGAGTTCACCGCCCTGGCAGCCTTTTTGACCAAAATGAAGGCCGCATCCCTGCTCGATACCACCGCCGTGCTCTTTGGCTCAAATCTCGGCAACGCCAGTGCCCATAGCACCGCGAATCTGCCCATCCTACTCGCAGGCGGCGGCTACAAGCACGGTCGCCACCTCGCGGTGGATAAGGACAAACACGTCTTCTCTGATCTCTTCGTCTCCCTCGCCCAGCGCATGGGTGTGGAGTCAGGCAAATTCGGCTTCAGCACGGGCGTGCTCGACATCAATCAAGCGTGA
- a CDS encoding carbon-nitrogen hydrolase: MSKVTLGLVQSRAFSSKDESLRHHIRLIRDAAAQGAQIVCLQELFNTPYFCITQDTELFDLAETVPGPTTAALAPVAKELGVVIIVPLFEKRGPGLYHNTAAVIDADGTVLGKYRKMHIPQDPGFEEKFYFTPGDLGYRVWDTKFGRIGVLICWDQWYPEAARMTALMGAEILFYPTAIGWLPSEKAQLGIAQHCAWETVQRGHAVANGCYVAAVNRVGTEQQSEFWGQSFVADPYGQIIAKASVTDEEILLTECDLRAVEDFRRIWPFFRDRRIDTYAPLTKRYIDE, from the coding sequence ATGTCGAAAGTCACCCTCGGCCTGGTGCAGAGCCGGGCCTTTTCTAGCAAAGACGAAAGCCTGCGCCATCACATCCGCCTCATCCGAGACGCGGCGGCTCAGGGTGCCCAGATCGTCTGCTTGCAGGAGCTTTTTAATACACCGTATTTCTGCATCACGCAGGATACAGAGCTCTTCGACCTCGCAGAGACCGTGCCCGGCCCTACCACGGCAGCTTTGGCCCCTGTGGCAAAGGAGCTCGGCGTCGTCATCATCGTCCCCCTCTTTGAAAAACGCGGCCCCGGCCTCTACCACAACACCGCCGCCGTCATCGACGCGGATGGCACTGTGCTGGGCAAATACCGCAAGATGCACATCCCCCAGGACCCTGGCTTTGAAGAGAAATTCTACTTCACGCCCGGCGATCTCGGCTACCGCGTGTGGGATACGAAGTTCGGCCGCATCGGCGTGCTCATCTGCTGGGACCAGTGGTACCCAGAGGCCGCCCGCATGACCGCCCTCATGGGTGCGGAGATTCTATTTTACCCCACCGCCATCGGCTGGCTGCCCAGTGAAAAAGCCCAGCTCGGCATCGCCCAGCACTGCGCCTGGGAGACCGTCCAGCGCGGCCATGCCGTGGCCAATGGCTGCTACGTCGCCGCCGTGAACCGTGTCGGCACCGAGCAGCAGAGCGAGTTCTGGGGCCAGAGCTTTGTCGCAGACCCCTACGGCCAGATCATCGCCAAGGCGTCCGTCACCGACGAAGAAATCCTCCTCACCGAGTGCGATTTGCGTGCGGTGGAAGATTTTCGACGCATCTGGCCTTTTTTCCGTGATCGCCGCATTGACACCTACGCCCCTCTGACCAAACGCTACATCGATGAGTAA